The genomic window ttggtccccacagtcctttctctggtaTAGCTGGCTCTCATTATTacaagtctgttggaactggcctgaattgtctcattgttgaaaagagctaattctatcaaaattgattatcatgtaatcttgctgttgctgtgttcaatggggaacaatatttcataatatttctgtGCCATgattgtttagccattcttcaataaATGGGCactccttagtttccagtttttggatGCTATATAAAAgagtttttataaatatctttgtatgtatgatagaggtccttttcttctttgtttaatctctttgggttatagaccaATTTGTACTATCACTTACCCAAAAGATATGATACAGCTTGGTACTCCTGGATCACGATTCCAAAtctctttccagaatgattggactaaTTCATAGCTCCACTAACTGCATTAATGTGCCTGTTTTTCTATAGCTTCtctcctctaacatttgtcattttctttgtcatctttgcAAATCTGATGGGTATGAAATGGAATATTGGGGTTGCTTTAATTCACAGTACTTAATGGTTTGAAGGAGCTTTTCATATAGTTGTTTATAGTTTAGGTTTCTTCCTTTCAAAACTACTTGTTAAGAGTATAATaacttaaacattttatttatgaaaacatacatttattattataaatattgcaacattaaattttttttctaggtgatatgtgtatatatagccaataatgatgatgatgatgatgttcaaTAAaatggtatatatgtatgttcaaGGAATTTCAGCTTCAGTTCACCTAATGTTTCTTAAGCTTTATTTTCATAGTACCATGCTAATTTCTGGGAGAAAACAGTTCTAATATGACAGTCATATCTTGATTAAATTAGGGCAGCTCTCAACATCAGGTATTCTGATAGTGTAGgtaaatggcatagtggatagtggacagggcttggagttaggaagatctaaattaaaatctgacctcatacaTTTAATCGCCATGTGACTTTGGAAGTCACttatttctttctgcctctgtcttctcatttgtaaagtgaatatAAGAATATTctctacctctcaggattgttatgaaattaaataacaatgtttgcaaagcatttaggATAGTATCTCATacatacttgtttccttcctttctccttccctttcccctttttcctttttctccctctctgtagTTTGCTGAAGAGTTATTGAGAGGACAAAACAAGTTAATGCAGAATAAGTTTAACGTCaccatttcagattttctctcgTCAGTCTAGTCAATGATACTTGGCCAAGCTGAGCTGCCTCTAAGCCAATTGATGATGACATTATTTCACTCCCTACCATATGTACTTCAgtgtcccttttctcctttcttatttctccttttctattttctaacttttccccttgTCACTTGCTAAGCAGCGTGCTAGGTCACTGTTTAACTTTACTAGTAGCAACTAGGAATGAAGGGGTTCCTGAATTTTTCTCTATAGATTgacctttttatccttttttagaTTAATCCTGTAAAGGctaacttttaactttaaaaatttgtgtgaattttaaatttttttaaaaataagttcaaaatagcTTTCCTAGGCTCTTACATTTTGAGCGTAATAAAGGGTTGAATCTTAAtttgtttcaagaaattattgatCCATGGCATAGAAATAATTGGTGAATTTCTGTGTTTAATatgaatgtaatattattttctatctataaaatgttgacctttttttccctctccttttaaaaaacaacaacaaaataatagtaTGAAGTATTCagaatagaagaggaagaaaaaataaaatcagaaggaCAAGACGTCACAGAATCAGTATATTTCATGAAGCAAACCATCAGTAATGCCTGTGGAACAATTGGACTGATCCATGCTATTGCTaacaacaaagacaaaatgaatttTGGTAAATAATCTCTCACtcctgatatttttttctttgtagtttttaACTTGATTGCTTTGAACAGTAGGTGGtgctctaattcttctttattcTAACTTAGAACTGTGATTAGAcagaataaagtattttttttctttttttttctaattttttttttttttttgcaaaagggAAATCAATGCTTGAAcatcactttatttttccttcctaaagTTCTACAGATAAACATGTTCTTTCAAAAAACAacctaaagagagaaagaaggaaataagtatttattaagtatttactgttCTGAACAACATAAAAAGGTGGTATGATGAATTTAACCtagaattccattttctttttcaatgtgtTCTCTAtagtttaatattcttttttttaaattttatagtttaatattcttttgaaaaagttctggtattataaaaataatgtgtTATTTACCTTAAGTAAATCATACTACTTTTAAGAAGCTTATTGTTCTCTCAGAGCAATTGAATATCAGTGGTAACAATGTTAGGGACTAAATTTTTACCTTTTGCTTATGTTCTAttaaaagtagatttttaaaaatatatgcttatTTGCCCAGTTGGCTTATAGAAGAATTTAAGACAGGAAGAGAATTTCATATAATAGCATcaccaaatttaaaagttaaaaagtgatCATTCATTCTCACCTTCTGCCTGATTTGAACACCTCCAGTAATACTGATTCATTTACCTTATAGGGTAGCCCATTTTACTTTCAAACAGCTCTAATTGATAGGTAATTTCTTCCTTATAGTGACCTAAAATCTCCTTCTTTTTAATTCTATCTtctagaaaataaagaattcttctATCATTTTACAACTATGTATGCTACATCTCCTTTCCAAGTAAAGGCTCATAGAAATttctcattgtcatttttattatttttagaatctGGATCAACATTGAAAAAGTTCTTGGAAGAATCTCTAAGTATGAGTCCTGAAGAAAGAGCCAGATACCTAGAAAAATATGAAGTCAGTacctttttattactatttttcatGTACTGGTAAATTCTTCCAAAAGGACAATATATATCTCTGTACAAATGATTTGTAACTATATTCAAGAGGTATTGCTCTTACCTACCAATGGCCATGCGTAATAcacctttcctctcttcccctggCCACTGTCAGGTACTACTCCAAGCCAAGGCCTGAGGCAACAACATTGGTGGTGGTATTGAAGGAGGGAAAGGTAAACTCCtagttctttctctcttatttgctccTTACCACTGCTACTGGCAACTTCAGTCTAGCATTGGTCACCTCAGCAGTATTCctattcctttcccattttgGCATACTTCATCTAAACACACTATAGCTCTTTGATGCTCTTGGCCCTACAGCTCCCATCTTAACTTCTGTAATAATGCTTAAGAGAACATGAATcagattttcctttaaaatgtggTTAAACTTGTTCACTTTTATATAAATGCCCATAATTTAgggcatttgtttttctttggtgGAATATAAatcacagaaaaggaagaaaaaggtccATACGAAGGTGcctttttattccatttctttgtGGATTCTGTTTCTTCAGTAGGCCAAGGAGAGTTGGAAGCAACCCTGATTGGAAGCAACAAGTGGTAGGAATGCAAAATAAAACCAGTAGACCAGTCCCtggggcccaaggaaggagagtAAGGAAGAAAGATCAGAAACACAAGATGGGAGAAGCATGGTTTGATAGCAGTTCATTTGAAAAAGACCACCAGGTTTTAGTGTATTACAATCTCAACATAAGTCAGCAAAGTAGCATCGCAGCCTCCAAAGAGAatgtaaatcataattttattaaagtggtattaaaaaaaaggaaagaggagaaaaatcgGTACCAAGACCTGTTCTTGAGGGTTTAGCTCCATTTTTCCaaagcttttatttataaaaccctCTTCTTAAATGTGACTCTACctcacacccacccacccacacacaacttcctctctctgtctctgtctctttttctctctgttgctgtctctttgtctctgtctctgtctttctctctctctctctatttcctctttttctctaaacctccctctcctctctttcctcccccctctctctgtcgtgtctttctccctcccctcatcctcctctctttctctcccccaccccctggTCACATTTCTTCTTCTATATCAGTTGAACTCTTGCACCACTTTAGCTTGATCCTGAAATAGTCTTCATGCCcattgctcagtggatagaagtGAAAGAAGGGGGGGGATTCTGCAGACCTCTTCCAAGGATACATGTATATTGTGGGGAAAGGGTAGGTAATCATTTATGCTAGGTAATGCTCTGTGTtacagaaaatgtttatttttgacCCAGTCTAATACCTTAGAGAGTTGTAACTATTTCATGTTCCatctagcattaaaaaaaatttttttctctattactgGAACATAAAAGCAGCTTGTTCTATTAAGTTTTAGTACATgagtattttcttcttcccttcttctttttacCATTCCTCTTCCTTAAACAAAGATATGCCTGACaatattcttcattttcaatAGCATTTCATACCTAATCTGcagaagagagatagaaacattttaaagtcAGATAGTAGACCATATACTAATTCCCTAATTAGTATATATTCTCAGTTTTTCCTAGACTATTCctatttttgtttgaaaaaaatgggTCATATAATTCTACTTTTTCAGTATTTCAGTGATTTATGTGATTTGTAGAACTTAaaactgaatcttttttttttatatacaactgataaatttaaatttattgataGTGCTTGAATTTTCTTAGTTATCATATAGTATTAAGTATGTGTTGCCTTCGGAACTTATTAACACACTTATTAACACAGATTACAAGTTCCTTAAGTCCAGAGACCTAGTTCTGTGAATTTTCAACCTATCATAGCATTCATAATAATCACTCAGTAATGTGTtgatttgatcatgttatttctGAATGCCAGCatacttatgattttttttaattctgaaaaagCTGCAAATAGCATGCTaagcattttaaatgttttttaatagttAAATTAACATGGTAGTTCCAAAGTTTTCCTGCTTGTCTATGTCCTCTTTAAaccttttgtctttttatgtttattttttaagtgattcattgatgttcttttctatcatttttcttttataggatTTGCGTGAATTAATGTAATAATGACACCTACGTAAACTAAGTTCAAGTGTACAGCATTTTCCAAATCAAAACATGTCCatattctgtatttcttttttctcttcttccttttttcaaaataaagagaaatgacaaTGACCAAATTGTCATAGGGGGTGCAGTGCACTTAATGGTGGGTTATTGGCATAAAGAGGTCTTTTTAGAGTTTTCATAGGATCAAGAGCACAGTGAGACTTTATAGATCATTTAGTCTGTACCACTTGTTTTACAGGTAAGAAAGCAGAGGTCCTAAGAGGTTAattggcttgcccaagatcatgaaGATAATAAGTTGcagagccaggattagaattcaggtcctttgccttccaatCTATTGTTCTTATTGCCATTCTGGAGTTTGTAAATAGTCTTGAGTTATTGTTAAGAGCcactttttaagtttaaattcagCACTACCAGAGAAACATATATTTACACCACCACACTAGTGAGGTATCTGATGACATTTCATTTATAAGAACAAATATATCCTGACCTGTTTTGGAGCATAGCTTGTGTATCTTTAATGCAACACAATGAGGTGAGTTCTTTTGGCATCAACACCTCTCTTATGTTTCATTGAGTAGGGTGTAAAATAAGCACTACCAACTCTGCTGTAGTATTCAGAATAAGATGAATTTGTTGATGAAGTAGTTTCATTAATGTGAGATAAGTATATGTTActtatgtttaaaaattattaaagattttatagTTTTTTCTGATTTCCAGTAAATGACAGCTTTTTCTCTGGGTCTGGGATGACCTAATGTTTTAGCTAAGATACTTGTCTGATGCTGTAAAGCAGCCTTTTAGATTTTAGGAAAGGTCCTCAAAAGTCATCCAGTATTACAAATGTGAAATGTCCACTAGAATATACCCAACAAGTTTATTCATCCTGCCTCTGCCTAACAACACCAagtttattactttatttttttgggcTTCAACTTTTTTACCTgtgaaatgagagggttgaatatggtacaatggaaagagaaccttaattcaaatcctatcCCTGTTACTTATTACTTGTAGTTCCTTCACCTCTCTGGGGATCAGttccttcatttctaaaatgagggtgctctctctctctctctttctgtctctctcactctctcatctctctctctctctctcgctctctctctctctctctctctcatatctcgctctctctcatctttctcatCTCCTTCATATGAGTATGAGTATATCATGAGGCActgtgtttcattttttgtatagtGGTAATTGTTAGCAAAACTTTTCTTATGTTGGACTGAAATCTGCCTCCTTCCAACTTTTACTGATTAATCCTAGTTCTCCATCCTGGGACCAAGCAAAATGCAGTTATTCCCCAGTTATTTCCATGCCTACCCTGATTGAGTTTTGTTTACAAGTCTTGTAACCTTAACATTGTTtatcatttacaaaaataaaatgtggtaATTATTCCATAAATGCCATGTGTTCTTATTTCAGGCTATTCGAGTTACTCATGAATCGAGTGCCCATGAAGGTCagacagaggtattttatatttcctacattattctttccctattttttgtcTTAATTTAGCTTCTGAACTTAACTATCTCTTGCCATCAATGGCAAGAAAATTGcctttttctaattttacatGTTAATATAACCGATTAATGACtatattatcattaattttaataattgacTTGTTATATGAACTGTAGCTGTAGAACACCACAAGTATCTTACATCATTTAGACTTGTTCATAAAGCATTACAAGTGCATGCTTCTCTAAGTAGCAGCATGATATTTTGGCATCTCATACTTCACATTTTTTGTCCAGTTGTTTAGACCAATTGTGGTAAGTATGTCCAGGTTCCATATAACTTTCTTCTCTGTATGTGAAAGGTGATTCCAGATATATGGTACCTTTGTAGGACTTTCTAGTAGTGATACCACGTCCCCTCAGTTGAATTCAAAAGAGCTATTATTAGACACAAATGAGATTGTGTCTTTAATGTGAGTTGTAAACCAAAAAATATGACTATTATTGCTAAATCTACTTTGAAGCACTCATTAATTTTCCCAGGCCTTGGGCAATGTGAGTATAAGATGCACCATTTTCTCTCCCAATTGAATAGTTTCTGAAACCTATagtttttctactttaaaaaatataattttaaaacatggtTTTCTAGGATAAATGATATCTAACTAAAACATATTGACTGACATAATTGTCATAAGTATACAATTTTTGAGTAGGTTAGGATTAAAATAACTCTTTCCCTTGAACAAAAATATGTCACGTTCATGTTCATGATGGAGGTTGATATTTTCTGGAAATCTGAATATTTGTCCTAGTTATCTCTTATGGATATAAGTCCTGAATTCTtaacatttagagctggaaagttATCCAATCTAAGtcttgcattttacagatgaggaaactgaggtccagagagtttGTGACTTATACAAAGTTACTTAAAaataactttggacaagtcacccaAACTCTCTAGGCCTCAAATAGTTAGTGGCAGAATTGAAACTaggtcttctaattctaaatccaggATCTTTTCTGTTCTTCTGTATTGCAATCCTTGGGAGTTACTTCTTGGGGTTTGCTTTCAAGTAGAGGGGTCTATTGCTTttgacattttttgttttttcccagtgTTGGGCTTCTTTACCAATTAAATAACtttgttatataagaaaatatcaaatcTAAATAGCTTAAACAGAAGATAAAAGCATGGTGAAATGTGTAATCTCTACCTTATATTTCTTTATgtaattttaaatagattatatcagtttttttaaatttttgtttttcacctATAATAGGCTAGGAGTAATATAGATAGTTATTACAATTATCATAGGATcatttttgaggaagaaaaaatgtaatggcctaatttatttcttgtttgaagTGATAAAATTGCTTTCACAGATGTTCAATTCAACATATACTGAGTACCCAAGAAATTTAAGATCTAGCCCTTAGCCTTGAGAAACAAATTTGGGAGCAGATGGGGGAATTGAGAATAGAAAAGGGCTTGTAGATAAATACTTGTTTTAATGACACGGGACAGTATAAATCGATGTCCAAATAAGTAACATTGATGAGCGGTAAAATTTCAGCAAAGAGAAAAATTGCTCTAGATTTAAATAGGGGAAGGCCTTGAGCTGGAACTTGGAGGATTAATAGAGTTTGATAGACAAAAGTCCAGGGAGGAAGGGCATTCTAGGAAAAGACTGGCAGATAGCATGTGCGTAGACAAGGATATTCAGCCATACCATGAATACTGTCATCTTTGTATTTTAAGGGAGAGTGTGTActgtatgtgtgaatgtatatgtataattattttatttagtatgaTTTGATTTAACTTGAATTTTATTTGAGAGTAGTCATAgtttatatgaaattatattgttTGACATAATGGAAACTACCTGGACTCATTTAAGAGGTatgttcaaatcttaccttagacacttattaattgtgtaactctaggcaagttacttaacttttctgagcctcaggttcctcccctcatattttttttcctagtcctGGGTACTTAATAAGATAATATTGAAAACCTTGAAATACTATTAatatcataaattgagaatttagtTCAGCTTAATACACATTAAGTAACTGTTTATGTGTAACACACTGAAGATGCAAAGATGTCTTTCAGAGGTATCCCTTTCAAGCATCAGACTTTATACAGAGGTTATGACACCCACAGCTATATAGGTAGTACAAAATAGAGTATGGTTGAGAGGAATGAGATAGATCCAGACAAATTGTTGTAGGGATatttgaagagggagaggaagaccTATTCAGGAACAAAGGAGAGTATTTGTATGTGAGACATAGGAGTACTTGAAACATGGCTAGAGAAATTGTATTTTAGTGCTTAAGTAGAACAATAACCCTGAATACAATGGCTAGAGCGAAAGAGGAGGCTTGCTTGGAATAAAaccagaatattttatattgattttgaatttcaatttataTGACCTCAAAATTGGGATTACTTTGTATAACTagccattttatatatgtaatcacttttctaaaatctaatttctagatttttttgttttaacattatttttcttaGCAAGCTCTTAATCTGTCTTCCTCCTATGctctcattaaaaacaaatatgtaggactcccttccctcccctctcccccaacacATGAGgattctaaagaaaaaagaaagatctctTAACATATATAGATATTCAAGCAAAGCAGATTCCCTTACTGATCAAGTCCAAAAATATGTTTATTCTGTAATATAAGTATCACAAATTTGTTAGAAGGTGAGTAGTGTATTTCTTCTTTGTCCCTTAGGATTGTGGTTTGTTATCAGGACTATTTTGAATTATAATATTCTCTTCTAAAATATTAGTTCCTTCTCACAATTTGGTATTATTCACAAGTTCAGTGAACATAATTTACATAACATCAAATGTTAATAAGATCTCTAAAGCACAgtcaatttttacatttaaaaaattttgggggatgtcttttgtttttaaccatGGTAATTTCAGGGTGGCCTTGCTGTAAGTCAAATGAACaagttagcaaatatttattaagatcttaatatgtgccagacactgtgctaagccctatagcatatataaatgttttagtaGAGGTAGTTTTATGACTAGAAATTTTTTTAGTATAGTAACTATAAACTTTCCTGAGGGCCCTATCCCAAATTTAGTGGATTGTATCATGTTGAAGTTACCTTATCAGAgagaatataatattaaaaatgtattttttccttatgacatgtagaaaattggaaaagaaaccTTTTCTTAAGAAAACTTATGTTTTTGTTACTCTGGATTTCTtctataatacattttaaaagttcatagaaTATGGGTCTATATAGACCCATGGGTCTCTATAGAATATTGtatagaccaggggttctcaaactacgaccCGTGGatcagatgcggcccgctgaggacatttatgcagcaaGCCagcttatggcaaatgggctgaggggcggagacatagtgtgagtttttgtttttactatagtccggccctccaacaatcttgaaggacagtgaactggcctcctatttaaaaagtttgaggaccattgataTAGACTCATGGGTCTCAATAGAATATTGAGTAGTGTTGGCCTCAATTCTACTACTTTGGCTATATATTTCACTTTATGCATTCCTTATTGAaatgctgttttgtttttgtcttttaatttttagcaaaataaaacTAGAGTGATCAAGggaaaataacagtaaaaataagaaaatttgcagttttttctttgatatttgatGTATCTATAATGGTAACAATTTGAGTAATCCAATGATGCAGATTGCAGCCCATCCATGCTTGTCCATCCTGTGTGACTCTTATTTGTGTCTTCTTGCAACTCTGGTGCAAAAGGCCCATTCAACATTCTTGGATGCCATAGGATATTTTGACATTGCATGTTGTGCGCTATTAGTGGAGCATGCAGACTGTCCATTGGGTATTAGTATTAATATAAGAAGAATGACTTTAAAGCCCTaaagtctgaatttgaatccaagcaCTGCCCAGGTGATTGTGGGCAAAcaatttaacctctctgtgccacagtttcctcatctgtaaaataagtgaatTAGGTTTTCTAGGCATACATCCCTTTGTACAATCCTTtgttgaaaatgttttgtatgggGCACTGAGATGGCGCAGTGGTTTCAACACCAGCCCTAGAGTCCAATATATCTTCAGATATTTAACataagttgtgtgaccctgggcaagtcccaaaccccaattgcctctcaaaaacaacaatagcaaaaaaacaaacaaatcccaaAAGCCTAAGGTG from Sminthopsis crassicaudata isolate SCR6 chromosome 3, ASM4859323v1, whole genome shotgun sequence includes these protein-coding regions:
- the UCHL3 gene encoding ubiquitin carboxyl-terminal hydrolase isozyme L3 isoform X5 gives rise to the protein MEPELLSMVPRPVCAVLLLFPITEKYEVFRIEEEEKIKSEGQDVTESVYFMKQTISNACGTIGLIHAIANNKDKMNFESGSTLKKFLEESLSMSPEERARYLEKYEAIRVTHESSAHEGQTEAPSIDEKVDLHFIALVHVDGHLYELDGRKPFPINHGKTSDDTLLEDAIEVCKKFMERDPEELRFNAIALSAA